Proteins encoded within one genomic window of bacterium:
- the glpK gene encoding glycerol kinase GlpK, with amino-acid sequence MTACILALDQGTTGSRAILFDRDGLPISQAHQEFPQIFPHPGWVEHDPEEIWSSQIAAAGRAIDQAGIGIKEIASIGITNQRETTLLWERATGRPVHNAIVWQCRRSAPQCDRLKASGWEKEIRQRTGLLPDPYFSGTKLQWLLESIPGLRLRAEKGELAFGTVDSWLAWRLSGGRLHITDASNASRTLLFNLHSGDWDETLLEAMRIPRALLPKIVPSSQVYGETDPAVFLGAALPIAGMAGDQQAALFGQGCLAPGSTKNTYGTGAFLLTNTGASPTPSKSGLLTTVAWKIKEMTTYALEGSVFMAGAVVQWLRDGLGILSDAADSEALATSVDDCRGVYFVPAFTGLGAPYWDPHARGMILGLTRGVTKAHLARAALQAIAFQSRDVLEAMVRDTGIPLRELRVDGGAVRNKFLMQFQADILGIPVVRAAIDETTARGAAYLAGLAVGFWRDTGEIAAHDRGTRRFEPAMPASRRDAMYAGWQQAIGQARDYGGKRPPGASPEI; translated from the coding sequence ATGACCGCCTGCATCCTTGCCCTGGACCAGGGCACGACCGGTTCCCGGGCCATCCTCTTCGACAGGGACGGCTTGCCGATATCGCAGGCCCACCAGGAATTTCCGCAGATCTTCCCGCATCCGGGCTGGGTCGAGCACGACCCGGAGGAGATCTGGTCTTCGCAGATCGCCGCCGCGGGCCGCGCCATCGACCAGGCCGGCATCGGCATCAAGGAAATCGCGTCGATCGGCATCACGAACCAGCGGGAAACGACCCTCCTCTGGGAACGCGCGACCGGCCGCCCGGTGCACAACGCCATCGTGTGGCAATGCCGCCGCTCGGCCCCCCAATGCGACCGCCTCAAGGCTTCCGGTTGGGAGAAGGAAATCCGGCAGCGCACGGGCCTCCTGCCCGATCCGTATTTCTCCGGGACGAAGCTCCAGTGGCTGCTGGAATCGATCCCGGGCCTGCGCCTCCGGGCCGAAAAGGGGGAACTGGCATTCGGGACCGTGGACTCGTGGCTGGCGTGGCGCCTGAGCGGCGGCCGGCTGCACATCACCGACGCGTCCAACGCATCCCGCACCCTCCTGTTCAATCTGCATTCCGGCGACTGGGACGAGACGTTGCTGGAGGCGATGCGGATCCCCCGCGCCCTCCTGCCCAAGATCGTCCCTTCCAGCCAGGTCTACGGGGAAACCGACCCGGCGGTATTCCTCGGGGCCGCCCTCCCGATCGCGGGAATGGCGGGAGACCAGCAGGCGGCACTTTTCGGGCAGGGCTGCCTTGCCCCGGGAAGCACGAAGAACACGTACGGCACCGGCGCATTCCTGCTGACGAACACCGGGGCGAGCCCGACTCCGTCGAAGAGCGGGCTGCTCACGACGGTCGCGTGGAAAATCAAGGAAATGACGACCTACGCCCTCGAAGGAAGCGTCTTCATGGCCGGGGCCGTGGTCCAATGGCTGAGAGACGGGCTGGGCATCCTCTCCGACGCCGCCGACAGCGAGGCGCTGGCGACGTCCGTGGACGATTGCCGGGGAGTCTACTTCGTGCCGGCGTTTACCGGCCTGGGTGCTCCCTACTGGGATCCGCATGCGCGGGGGATGATCCTGGGATTGACCCGTGGGGTCACCAAGGCCCACCTGGCGCGCGCGGCCCTGCAGGCCATCGCCTTCCAGTCCCGCGATGTGCTGGAGGCGATGGTCCGGGACACGGGCATCCCCCTGCGCGAGCTCCGCGTGGATGGGGGCGCGGTGCGCAACAAGTTCCTGATGCAGTTCCAGGCCGACATCCTCGGCATCCCCGTGGTGCGCGCGGCCATCGACGAGACCACGGCGCGCGGGGCCGCCTACCTTGCGGGATTGGCCGTGGGGTTCTGGCGGGACACCGGGGAAATCGCAGCGCATGACCGCGGAACCCGGCGCTTCGAACCCGCCATGCCGGCCTCACGACGCGATGCGATGTATGCCGGCTGGCAACAAGCGATAGGACAAGCCAGGGATTACGGGGGAAAGCGACCGCCCGGCGCATCACCGGAAATCTGA
- a CDS encoding DUF6600 domain-containing protein, whose amino-acid sequence MARLKITKGTTWVRTGDAGQWEEASTNYTLTEKSRISVPEGSEAKIQFRGSQSLLLRGGSEADIRQLGEKAVSYRLRSGKAELSLPKEDFAPVRMIVPGGREVRLNAPGRYLLSTDRGTTKFLVRAGEGVVATGENPPVGLKVGEPIGVKAGEEASIGKDIIISRAKSAAPAPEMAAEKPLTEAEEKAEVPPEVAGELREYGEWVSTPEYGYVWRPYVDDGWEPYYYGRWAWADPYGWTWVGYEPWGWWPYHTGWWWPSPVFGWVWCPFHSFVSFDFYFGHSEYYCHNARYYPGNVRFVGRDRFVRWVPARPGEIASRSGSFSRNDTRLARWDRPVERGSVMVRHEGGRPVAWEGRGGSSRSAMNGARTDAPRSGIGGTSVSRSRDGGAVRGAQGRYGTAARPARREGTRFPAYSGGSASGRYGRYDGTVHSSMMRAPALRSGGGSPRGYVGGGSPRGYVGGGGYRGGYGGGNRGGYSGGSSRGFVGGGSRGSGGGYRGSGGGR is encoded by the coding sequence GTGGCCCGACTCAAGATCACGAAAGGGACAACCTGGGTCCGGACGGGGGACGCCGGCCAGTGGGAGGAAGCCAGTACCAACTACACGCTGACAGAGAAATCACGGATCAGCGTTCCGGAAGGCTCCGAAGCGAAAATCCAGTTCCGTGGAAGCCAATCCCTGCTGCTCCGGGGCGGCTCCGAAGCGGATATCCGGCAACTGGGGGAGAAGGCCGTATCGTACCGGCTTCGAAGCGGCAAGGCGGAGCTCTCGCTGCCGAAAGAGGATTTCGCTCCCGTCCGCATGATCGTTCCGGGCGGCAGGGAAGTCCGTTTGAACGCCCCGGGCCGTTACCTGTTATCCACCGATCGCGGAACGACGAAGTTCCTGGTTCGTGCCGGGGAAGGCGTCGTGGCCACCGGGGAAAATCCTCCCGTCGGCCTGAAAGTCGGCGAACCCATCGGCGTGAAGGCGGGCGAGGAAGCGTCCATTGGAAAGGACATTATTATCAGTCGCGCCAAGTCGGCGGCTCCCGCGCCGGAGATGGCCGCGGAAAAGCCGCTGACCGAGGCGGAGGAGAAGGCCGAGGTTCCTCCGGAGGTGGCCGGCGAGCTGCGGGAATACGGCGAGTGGGTCTCGACCCCGGAGTACGGGTACGTCTGGCGGCCGTACGTGGACGACGGCTGGGAGCCGTACTATTACGGGCGATGGGCCTGGGCCGATCCGTACGGATGGACGTGGGTAGGATATGAACCATGGGGATGGTGGCCGTACCATACCGGCTGGTGGTGGCCGTCGCCCGTCTTCGGGTGGGTCTGGTGCCCGTTCCATTCCTTCGTATCCTTTGATTTCTACTTCGGCCATTCGGAGTACTACTGCCACAATGCCCGGTACTACCCGGGAAACGTGCGCTTCGTCGGCAGGGATCGGTTCGTCCGATGGGTTCCCGCGAGGCCGGGGGAGATCGCGTCCCGGTCCGGATCGTTCTCCCGCAACGACACCCGCCTGGCGCGTTGGGACCGGCCGGTCGAACGCGGCTCGGTCATGGTCCGCCATGAGGGAGGACGGCCGGTGGCGTGGGAAGGGCGCGGTGGGAGTTCCCGGAGCGCGATGAACGGCGCGAGGACGGATGCGCCGCGCAGCGGGATCGGTGGAACGTCCGTTTCCCGGTCCCGTGACGGCGGCGCCGTCCGCGGCGCGCAGGGGAGGTACGGGACGGCCGCCCGGCCTGCCCGGCGGGAGGGCACTCGGTTCCCCGCCTATAGCGGAGGAAGCGCTTCCGGGAGGTACGGCCGCTACGACGGAACCGTGCATTCTTCCATGATGCGCGCGCCGGCATTGCGGTCCGGCGGCGGATCTCCTCGAGGTTATGTCGGCGGCGGATCTCCTCGCGGTTATGTCGGCGGCGGAGGATACCGCGGCGGGTATGGCGGCGGAAACCGCGGGGGATATAGCGGCGGATCCAGCAGGGGATTTGTCGGGGGAGGATCCCGCGGATCCGGCGGGGGGTATCGGGGCTCGGGCGGCGGCCGCTGA
- a CDS encoding outer membrane lipoprotein-sorting protein, producing the protein MIANVPGSRAVLAAAAILILLLAGPASAGEDARTLLSRSESLHRTNSQEYSGELTVVNKDGKVRKKSWRSFREGYAGDAKTLVRFTGPPEVKGVGFLSLARPGKSTDQWLYLPSMKRERRIAAQDRDASFVGTDFSYEDMEEFDHKKYEVERNGEQLLDGRPCYVITAIPREGGGKSVYGKKILYLRKDILFLVRVDLYRKGEKEPGKRLLLSDLRQVDGHWVAMRLEMSDLKKGSGTTVLLDKIVFDKPQPGDRFTLRNLNREGGE; encoded by the coding sequence ATGATCGCGAACGTTCCGGGATCGCGGGCGGTCCTGGCGGCCGCCGCGATCCTCATCCTCCTCCTCGCCGGCCCGGCATCGGCCGGTGAAGACGCCAGGACGCTCCTCTCCCGGTCGGAGAGCCTCCATCGGACGAACAGCCAGGAGTACTCCGGCGAACTGACGGTGGTGAACAAGGACGGCAAGGTCCGGAAGAAAAGCTGGAGAAGCTTCCGGGAGGGATATGCGGGAGACGCGAAGACCCTCGTCCGCTTCACCGGCCCGCCGGAAGTCAAAGGCGTCGGTTTCCTCTCGCTCGCGCGCCCCGGCAAGTCCACCGATCAATGGCTCTACCTTCCGTCCATGAAGCGGGAGCGCAGGATCGCCGCCCAGGACCGGGACGCCTCCTTCGTGGGCACCGATTTCAGCTACGAGGACATGGAGGAGTTCGACCACAAGAAGTACGAGGTGGAGCGGAACGGGGAGCAGCTCCTCGACGGGCGCCCCTGTTACGTGATTACGGCAATCCCCCGGGAAGGCGGCGGGAAGTCCGTCTACGGGAAGAAGATCCTCTACCTTCGCAAGGATATCCTTTTCCTCGTGCGGGTGGACCTCTATCGCAAGGGGGAAAAGGAGCCCGGGAAGCGGTTACTGCTGTCCGATCTCCGGCAGGTCGATGGGCATTGGGTCGCGATGCGGCTCGAGATGAGCGACTTGAAGAAAGGGAGCGGAACCACCGTGCTTCTCGACAAGATCGTCTTCGACAAGCCGCAGCCGGGCGATCGTTTCACGCTCCGGAACCTGAACCGGGAAGGCGGGGAGTGA
- a CDS encoding FtsX-like permease family protein, protein MRFLLAHLSLSYVRRHLAKTLLTLIAVAVGVATFSGIRTAHQALDRGIRDTVDRMAGKAHLQVTLEGGVPEEVQEKLRDIPLVRATAPVIEQIVVPGQAGLGSILVLGVDLLGDREMRDYGFEGEDADIDDPLLFLAQPDSAVLARSLAERAGIRSGGTFSFRSPQGMKRVVVRGLLTPRGFAEAFGGNLIVTDVYAAQALFGRGRRFDRLEVRLAEGVSIAQGTAALEKALGPGYRVETPERRGEQLERLISSFVAGFNITSWIAMGVGILLIFNAFQVAVNRRRRDIGTLRSLGATPRQIQALFLLEAAAIGAAGGILGVLLGAGMSRWSLSMMGKVTEQIYGVAASGQAALSASVVGQGIALGILASLVGAWIPASAASRIPTVDAFAAGRHQARDPGSPMLRVGCGALFLCAAAVVGMRPPFGADGTTVATLVLGAAGLVFLVGPLSRILLRGAVPLAVRLAPVSGQLAADAVLCNPRRTGGTVMAATFSLAFVLGIGGYLGATRASMLRWMDDVLTSDLYVRASVNWARPDFRFPPELREELMDIPGVRAVESYRAARLEFRGETILLSSIEVGPFMDRTRREFLQGDETGMRRAVTEEGKCAVSDNFARRFGVSAGSKVDLPAPDGIVSLPVSAVIGDFSNEGGTVFIDRSIFLRHWKDDRVDTYDVNLGPGADVGKVRDEIRRRLGGRFPALVSTRREFTGEVTKAVDDLFALMKVTILLALLVAFLGIASSLVISVVERNRELGILKALGAHGGQLGRSIVMEGLLLALTGLLLAVPAGNLMAFFSETVVAELYSGWRMPHVYPWGLLGTILVILPIVSALASWAPARQAARVEAAAAITYE, encoded by the coding sequence ATGAGGTTCCTCCTGGCGCACCTGTCCCTCTCCTACGTCCGGCGGCACCTCGCGAAGACGCTCCTCACGCTGATCGCCGTCGCCGTGGGAGTCGCCACCTTCAGCGGCATCCGGACCGCGCACCAGGCGCTCGACCGGGGGATCCGGGACACCGTGGACCGGATGGCCGGCAAGGCGCACCTGCAGGTCACCCTGGAAGGAGGCGTTCCGGAGGAAGTCCAGGAGAAGCTGCGGGACATTCCCCTCGTCCGGGCCACCGCGCCCGTGATCGAGCAGATCGTCGTCCCCGGGCAGGCCGGGCTCGGGAGCATCCTCGTCCTGGGGGTGGACCTGCTGGGCGACCGGGAGATGCGCGATTACGGCTTCGAGGGCGAGGACGCCGACATCGACGACCCGCTCCTTTTCCTCGCACAGCCCGACTCGGCGGTCCTGGCCCGGTCCCTGGCCGAACGGGCAGGGATCCGCTCCGGCGGGACATTCTCCTTCCGGTCTCCCCAGGGGATGAAGCGGGTCGTCGTGCGGGGACTTCTCACGCCCAGGGGCTTCGCCGAGGCGTTCGGGGGAAACCTCATCGTGACGGACGTGTACGCCGCCCAGGCCCTCTTCGGCAGGGGAAGGCGATTCGACCGGCTCGAAGTACGGCTCGCCGAGGGCGTCTCCATCGCCCAGGGAACCGCCGCCCTGGAAAAGGCGCTCGGCCCCGGGTACCGCGTCGAAACGCCGGAACGCCGCGGGGAACAGCTCGAACGCCTCATTTCCAGCTTCGTCGCCGGGTTCAACATCACATCCTGGATTGCCATGGGGGTGGGGATCCTCCTCATCTTCAACGCCTTCCAGGTGGCCGTCAACCGACGTCGCCGCGACATCGGGACCCTTCGTTCCCTCGGGGCCACCCCGCGCCAGATACAGGCCCTCTTCCTCCTGGAGGCCGCGGCGATCGGGGCGGCGGGGGGGATCCTCGGCGTGCTGCTGGGCGCAGGGATGTCCCGTTGGAGTCTCTCCATGATGGGGAAGGTCACCGAGCAGATCTACGGCGTCGCCGCCTCCGGCCAGGCCGCGTTGAGCGCGTCCGTCGTCGGGCAGGGGATCGCCTTGGGAATCCTCGCATCGCTCGTGGGAGCCTGGATCCCGGCAAGCGCGGCATCCCGCATCCCCACGGTGGATGCGTTCGCCGCGGGCAGGCACCAGGCCCGTGATCCGGGGAGTCCGATGCTGCGGGTCGGATGCGGGGCCCTGTTCCTTTGCGCCGCGGCGGTCGTCGGAATGCGCCCGCCGTTCGGCGCCGACGGAACGACCGTGGCGACGCTGGTACTGGGGGCCGCCGGTCTCGTCTTCCTCGTCGGTCCGCTCTCCCGCATCCTTCTTCGCGGCGCCGTCCCGCTGGCCGTCCGGCTTGCCCCGGTGTCGGGGCAGCTCGCCGCGGACGCCGTGCTCTGCAATCCGCGGCGCACCGGCGGGACGGTCATGGCCGCGACATTCTCCCTTGCCTTCGTGCTCGGCATCGGCGGCTACCTGGGGGCGACCCGGGCCTCCATGCTGCGGTGGATGGACGACGTGCTCACGTCGGATCTTTATGTGCGCGCTTCGGTGAACTGGGCGCGACCCGACTTCCGCTTTCCCCCGGAGCTCCGGGAGGAGCTCATGGACATCCCCGGGGTTCGGGCCGTGGAGAGCTACCGGGCGGCCCGCCTGGAATTCCGGGGGGAGACGATCCTTCTCTCCAGCATCGAGGTGGGCCCCTTCATGGATCGGACCCGCAGGGAGTTTCTCCAGGGGGACGAAACGGGCATGCGGCGAGCCGTGACGGAGGAGGGGAAATGCGCGGTGTCGGACAATTTCGCCCGCCGGTTCGGCGTGTCGGCAGGAAGCAAGGTCGATCTGCCGGCCCCCGACGGCATCGTATCCCTCCCCGTCTCTGCGGTAATCGGTGATTTCTCCAACGAGGGGGGGACGGTCTTCATCGACCGATCGATCTTCCTGCGCCACTGGAAGGACGACCGCGTGGACACCTATGACGTGAACCTCGGACCCGGAGCCGATGTCGGCAAGGTACGCGACGAGATCCGCCGCCGCCTGGGCGGGCGGTTCCCGGCCCTGGTCTCGACCCGGCGCGAATTCACGGGGGAGGTCACCAAGGCGGTCGACGACCTGTTTGCGCTGATGAAGGTCACCATACTGCTGGCCCTGCTGGTCGCCTTCCTCGGGATCGCAAGCTCGCTGGTCATCTCCGTGGTCGAGCGCAACCGGGAGCTCGGCATCCTCAAGGCGCTGGGCGCGCACGGAGGACAGCTCGGGCGAAGCATCGTCATGGAGGGGCTGCTGCTCGCCCTCACCGGTCTCCTGCTGGCCGTGCCCGCGGGGAACCTGATGGCGTTCTTCAGCGAAACCGTCGTCGCCGAACTCTACTCCGGCTGGCGGATGCCGCACGTCTATCCGTGGGGGCTCCTGGGAACCATCCTCGTGATCCTCCCCATCGTTTCCGCCCTCGCCTCCTGGGCGCCGGCCCGCCAGGCGGCGCGGGTCGAGGCGGCGGCCGCGATCACGTACGAATAG
- a CDS encoding ABC transporter ATP-binding protein, translating to MIELRDVTKTFEGKARVTALSGITLAIRDGEMVAVMGPSGSGKSTLLNLMGGLDVPSSGSVLVAGKDLARESEKNRSLLRRSSVSYVFQAYHLMPTLTASRNVALPLYLAGISRKEAEEKAAAVLREVGLADRAGHLPDELSGGERQRVAIARALVTGAPLLLADEPTGNLDSARGKEILALLASIHRERGVTIVMVTHDPHAASICERRIELCDGRVEGDTRG from the coding sequence ATGATCGAACTGCGCGACGTGACGAAGACCTTCGAGGGAAAGGCCCGCGTCACGGCTCTTTCCGGGATCACCCTGGCGATCCGGGACGGGGAAATGGTCGCGGTCATGGGACCTTCGGGCTCGGGGAAGTCCACCCTGCTCAACCTGATGGGGGGACTCGACGTGCCCTCCTCGGGATCGGTGCTCGTGGCAGGGAAGGACCTTGCCCGGGAGAGCGAGAAGAACCGGTCCCTCCTTCGCCGGTCCTCCGTATCCTACGTCTTCCAGGCCTACCATCTGATGCCGACGCTGACCGCGAGCCGGAACGTGGCCCTTCCGCTCTACCTGGCCGGCATCTCCCGAAAGGAAGCCGAAGAGAAGGCGGCCGCCGTGCTCCGGGAGGTGGGCCTCGCGGATCGTGCCGGGCACCTTCCCGACGAGCTCTCCGGCGGGGAGCGCCAGAGGGTGGCGATCGCCCGGGCCCTCGTGACCGGCGCGCCCCTGCTCCTGGCCGACGAACCCACGGGCAACCTCGACTCGGCGCGGGGAAAGGAGATCCTCGCCCTCCTTGCGTCCATCCACCGGGAGCGCGGCGTCACCATCGTGATGGTGACCCACGACCCGCATGCCGCCTCGATCTGCGAGCGCCGGATCGAGCTTTGCGACGGAAGGGTGGAGGGAGACACGCGGGGATGA
- a CDS encoding pyridoxamine 5'-phosphate oxidase family protein produces the protein MQEKEIAEVKALLYSWSCYTSLATCDREGRIDIAPVGSAFLPSPDTIACLKGPLARTYANLRENPEAVFLVSNVSKARWFRFFLTGDFRAPFGYRIHVRLREEQPLGEADKDRLLKKRFGLFARGKGARRIAGTLRRILLFDVREVRKVVVFGGSR, from the coding sequence ATGCAGGAAAAAGAGATTGCGGAAGTGAAGGCCCTGCTTTATTCGTGGTCGTGTTACACCAGTCTTGCGACCTGCGACCGCGAGGGTCGCATCGACATCGCTCCCGTGGGGTCGGCGTTTCTTCCGTCCCCGGACACGATCGCGTGCCTGAAAGGGCCCCTGGCCAGGACCTATGCCAATCTCCGGGAGAATCCGGAGGCCGTGTTCCTGGTGTCGAACGTCTCCAAGGCGCGGTGGTTCAGGTTCTTCCTGACGGGAGATTTCCGGGCCCCCTTCGGCTACCGCATCCACGTCCGGTTAAGGGAAGAGCAGCCGCTCGGCGAAGCGGACAAGGACCGGCTCCTCAAGAAGCGTTTCGGCCTTTTCGCCCGGGGGAAAGGGGCCCGCAGGATCGCCGGCACCTTGCGACGGATCCTGCTCTTCGACGTCCGGGAGGTGCGGAAAGTCGTCGTTTTCGGAGGAAGTCGATGA
- a CDS encoding AarF/ABC1/UbiB kinase family protein, protein MSADAEKIRRARAVRELRRILPKETPAPFDREPLAELLTRVSGKRMPATSFARAWILGSLQAKLAAGYFAFWLRGKFADADIKARLKSEAQLAAALELFGTMGYLRGAVMKIGQLLANLPAVVPEEVAEVLAALHFEAPSMHYSIVRELFLDEFGCEPEEMFASFDRQAFSAASLGQVHLARLPSGENVAVKIQYPDIARTIRADLRNLRILLQPMRLSGDWQPMLDTLADVERMLLMETDYDQEARSCREARSLFTPDDGIVVPKVYDAYSGKRVLTTEYLPGRHLREYLATNPGQEERDRFTRLLVLATMRPFYRTHRLFADPHPGNFLFMDDGRLGILDFGCVRTLSDEEWRLLLELDQAVRTEDEPCVDRCIARACLFDDPAEMEPDRLATLRRSMEWNFEPWRTEGPFDFGDEGFYRRGIDVLAAVARKRYTRAAPLHLWLSRFIFGSRAMAYRLKGRCDFRQLYRQEFPDPASP, encoded by the coding sequence ATGTCCGCTGATGCGGAGAAAATTCGACGCGCCCGGGCGGTCCGGGAATTGCGAAGGATCCTGCCCAAGGAAACACCCGCTCCTTTCGACCGGGAGCCGCTGGCCGAACTGCTGACACGCGTCTCCGGGAAAAGGATGCCCGCGACTTCGTTTGCGCGGGCATGGATCCTGGGCTCGCTCCAAGCCAAGCTGGCCGCCGGGTATTTCGCCTTCTGGCTGCGCGGCAAATTCGCGGATGCGGACATCAAGGCCCGCCTCAAGAGCGAGGCACAGCTCGCCGCGGCGCTGGAACTTTTCGGCACCATGGGCTACCTGCGCGGCGCGGTCATGAAGATCGGCCAGCTCCTGGCCAACCTGCCGGCGGTCGTGCCGGAGGAAGTGGCCGAGGTGCTGGCCGCGCTGCATTTCGAGGCGCCGTCCATGCATTACTCCATCGTGCGCGAACTGTTCCTGGATGAGTTCGGTTGCGAGCCGGAGGAGATGTTCGCATCCTTCGATCGCCAGGCTTTCTCCGCGGCCTCGCTCGGGCAGGTGCACTTGGCCCGTCTTCCTTCCGGCGAGAACGTGGCGGTGAAGATCCAGTACCCCGACATCGCGCGGACCATCCGGGCCGACTTGCGCAACCTTCGCATCCTGCTCCAGCCGATGCGGCTGTCCGGGGATTGGCAGCCCATGCTGGACACGTTGGCCGACGTCGAGCGGATGCTCCTGATGGAGACCGACTACGACCAGGAAGCCCGATCCTGCAGGGAGGCGCGCTCGCTGTTCACCCCCGATGACGGGATCGTCGTCCCGAAGGTCTACGACGCGTATTCCGGCAAGCGGGTGCTCACCACCGAGTACCTCCCCGGCCGCCACCTGCGGGAGTACCTCGCGACAAACCCCGGCCAGGAGGAGCGCGACCGTTTCACGCGCCTGCTGGTCCTGGCCACCATGCGCCCCTTCTATCGGACGCACCGCCTCTTCGCCGATCCTCACCCGGGGAACTTCCTCTTCATGGACGACGGTCGGCTGGGGATCCTGGACTTCGGCTGCGTCCGGACTCTCTCCGACGAGGAATGGCGGCTCCTTTTGGAGCTTGATCAGGCCGTGCGGACGGAGGACGAGCCGTGCGTCGACCGGTGCATCGCCAGGGCATGCCTGTTCGACGACCCCGCCGAAATGGAACCCGACCGGCTGGCCACCCTTCGGCGGAGCATGGAGTGGAATTTCGAACCGTGGCGGACGGAAGGTCCCTTCGACTTCGGCGACGAGGGCTTCTACCGCCGGGGGATCGATGTCCTTGCCGCCGTTGCCCGGAAACGCTATACCCGGGCCGCCCCGCTGCATCTGTGGTTAAGCCGTTTCATCTTCGGGAGCCGGGCGATGGCGTACCGTTTGAAAGGGCGCTGCGACTTCCGGCAACTCTACCGGCAGGAATTTCCCGACCCGGCATCGCCGTAG
- a CDS encoding TetR/AcrR family transcriptional regulator, translating into MRITEQAKRQTRSSILEKAAELFLAKGFEETTTRDIAKATGLAAGTLFNYFRSKETLAMSMVAEALSRGRKDHRRRRTGDEELAEDLFLFIASGLRQLKPMRSILGPVLERSLSPFPRRSVCPEGEAARQAHLTAVRGILREHGFAAAPEHVAMTLYWSLYLGVLACWTNDASPRQEETRALIDYSLHWFVQVISGTGTDAGGKHVR; encoded by the coding sequence ATGCGCATTACCGAGCAGGCCAAACGGCAGACCCGTAGCAGCATCCTGGAGAAGGCGGCGGAGCTCTTCCTTGCCAAGGGGTTCGAGGAAACCACCACCCGGGACATCGCCAAAGCGACGGGACTGGCGGCCGGCACGCTCTTCAACTACTTCCGGAGCAAGGAGACGCTCGCGATGTCCATGGTCGCCGAAGCGCTTTCCCGGGGCCGGAAGGACCATCGGCGCCGCAGGACCGGCGACGAAGAGCTGGCCGAGGACCTCTTCCTCTTCATCGCCTCGGGTCTGCGGCAGCTCAAACCGATGCGATCCATCCTGGGCCCCGTCCTGGAGCGGTCCCTTAGCCCGTTTCCCCGGAGGAGCGTCTGCCCGGAGGGAGAGGCCGCCCGGCAGGCTCACCTGACCGCCGTGCGCGGGATCCTGCGCGAGCACGGTTTCGCGGCGGCGCCGGAGCACGTGGCGATGACGCTGTACTGGTCCCTTTACCTCGGCGTCCTGGCCTGCTGGACCAACGACGCTTCGCCCAGGCAAGAGGAGACCCGGGCGCTGATCGACTACTCGCTGCACTGGTTCGTCCAGGTGATTTCCGGTACCGGCACCGATGCGGGGGGGAAGCATGTCCGCTGA